One region of Salvia miltiorrhiza cultivar Shanhuang (shh) chromosome 3, IMPLAD_Smil_shh, whole genome shotgun sequence genomic DNA includes:
- the LOC131015443 gene encoding ran-binding protein 1 homolog c-like → MASTTEPTALKREEEEEDDSKPSAEDEDTGAQVAPIVKLQEVAVTTGEENEDVLLDLKAKLYRFDKDGNQWKERGVGMVKLLKHKDTGKIRLVMRQSKTLKICANHLVLPTMSLQEHHGNEKSCVWHAADFTDGELKEETFCIRFASVENCKSFKDKIEEITESLANDGGESAEADAAANLIEKLSVEEKGKEEKSEAKEEPTLKEEKKDETENQEKSGDDK, encoded by the exons ATGGCGAGCACAACGGAGCCGACAGCTCTgaagagagaagaagaggaggaggacGATTCGAAGCCATCGGCTGAAGATGAGGATACCGGAGCTCAGGTTGCTCCGATCGTTAAACTCCAGGAAGTTGCCGTTACAACGGGCGAAGAGAATGAAGATGTTCTCCTCGATTT GAAAGCAAAGTTGTATAGATTTGACAAGGACGGTAACCAATGGAAAGAGAGGGGAGTTGGAATGGTGAAGCTACTCAAGCACAAGGATACTGGCAAAATTAGGCTTGTTATGAGGCAGAGCAAGACGCTCAAGATCTGTGCCAACCATCTCG TGCTTCCCACAATGTCGTTACAAGAGCATCATGGGAACGAAAAGTCCTGTGTGTGGCATGCTGCCGATTTTACAGATGGAGAGCTAAAGGAGGAGACATTCTGTATCCGTTTTGCCTCGGTGGAGA ACTGCAAATCTTTCAAAGACAAGATCGAAGAAATCACTGAATCTCTGGCGAATGACGGTGGAGAAAGTGCAGAAGCTGATGCTGCAGCCAATCTCATTGAAAAATTGAGCGTCGAAGAAAAGGGCAAAGAGGAGAAATCAGAGGCCAAAGAAGAGCCTACGCTCAAGGAAGAGAAAAAGGACGAGACCGAGAATCAGGAAAAATCTGGCGACGACAAGTAG
- the LOC131015466 gene encoding thioredoxin-like protein YLS8 isoform X2: MDEVLASVAETIKNFAVIYLVDITEVPDFNTMYELYDPSTVMFFFRNKHIMIDLGTGNNNKINWAMKDKQEFVDIVETVYRGARKGRGLVIAPKDYSTKYRY, from the coding sequence ATGGATGAGGTGCTGGCTTCGGTTGCTGAAACGATCAAGAACTTTGCCGTCATATACCTGGTGGATATCACAGAAGTGCCCGATTTCAACACAATGTACGAGCTGTACGACCCTTCGACTGTCATGTTCTTCTTCAGGAACAAGCACATTATGATCGATCTCGGCACTGGAAACAACAACAAGATCAACTGGGCGATGAAGGATAAGCAGGAATTCGTCGACATCGTTGAGACGGTGTATCGTGGTGCCAGAAAGGGACGCGGTCTTGTCATCGCCCCCAAAGATTACTCCACAAAGTATCGTTACTAA
- the LOC131015366 gene encoding uncharacterized protein LOC131015366: MDEEEGNTNGEEEVLGSSLTLEKVAAAKQFIENHYRNQMKSIQERKERRWILERKLATSDVPKEEQINLIKDLERKETEYMRLRRNKICVDDFELLTIIGRGAFGEVRLCREKKSGNIYAMKKLKKSEMVSRGQVEHVRAERNLLAEVASHCIVKLYYSFQDAEYLYLIMEYLPGGDMMTLLMREDTLSENVAKFYIAQSVLAIESIHKHNYIHRDIKPDNLLLDKSGHMKLSDFGLCKPLDCRTLSTVNENEAMDDENIKEPMDIDRRFPDATNGSNWRSPQEQLQHWQMNRRKLAFSTVGTPDYIAPEVLLKKGYGMECDWWSLGAIMYEMLVGYPPFYADDPMTTCRKIVHWRNHLKFPEDTKLSLEAKDLICRLLCDVEHRLGTGGATQIKAHPWFMDVEWDKLYEMEAAFKPEVNGELDTQNFMKFDELDPPKQASSGSGPSRKLHLTPKDLSFVGYTYKNFDAVKALRYSSDHTRSASPRRPSIDSIFGDAVGGGIMRATPMDSDVQMITSVDDVMSP; the protein is encoded by the exons ATGGATGAAGAGGAAGGCAATACGAATGGGGAAGAGGAAGTTCTAGGTTCAAGTCTGACACTGGAGAAAGTCGCTGCTGCCAAACAGTTCATCGAGAATCACTACAGAAATCAGATGAAAAGCATACAGGAAAGGAAGGAAAG GAGATGGATATTGGAAAGGAAGTTGGCGACTTCAGATGTGCCCAAAGAGGAACAAATCAATCTAATTAAAGATTTAGAGCGAAAGGAAACAGAATATATGCGACTGAGAAGGAACAAGATATGTGTAGATGATTTTGAACTTCTAACGATCATAGGTCGTGGAGCATTTGGTGAG GTCCGATTATGTAGGGAAAAGAAATCTGGCAATATATATGCCATGAAAAAGTTGAAGAAATCTGAAATGGTTTCCAGGGGACAG GTGGAACATGTTAGAGCAGAGAGAAACCTATTGGCAGAAGTGGCCAGCCACTGCATTGTTAAACTGTATTACTCCTTTCAAGATGCTGAATATTTGTATCTTATCATGGAATATCTCCCTGGTGGTGACATGATGACTCTTCTGATGAGAGAAGACACACTTTCTGAAAATGTGGCTAAATTTTACATAGCTCAAAGTGTACTGGCCATTGAGTCCATTCACAAGCACAATTATATTCATAG GGACATCAAACCAGACAACCTTCTTCTTGACAAGAGCGGTCACATGAAGCTGTCAGATTTTGGCCTTTGCAAGCCACTTGATTGTAGAACTTTGTCTACTGTAAATGAAAATGAGGCTATGGATGATGAAAACATAAAGGAACCAATGGATATCGATAGACGCTTTCCCGATGCTACGAATGGTAGTAACTGGAGAAGTCCTCAAGAACAACTCCAGCATTGGCAGATGAATAGAAGAAAGTTG GCATTTTCTACTGTTGGTACGCCGGACTATATTGCTCCAGAAGTGTTACTGAAAAAGGGATATGGCATGGAGTGTGACTG GTGGTCGCTAGGGGCAATCATGTATGAAATGCTTGTTGGCTATCCCCCTTTTTATGCTGATGATCCTATGACCACTTGCAGAAAG ATTGTTCATTGGAGAAATCACCTGAAATTTCCTGAAGACACCAAATTGAGTCTCGAGGCCAAAGATCTCATATGTAGGTTACTCTGTGATGTGGAACACAGGCTTGGAACTGGAGGGGCTACCCAGATAAAG GCCCACCCCTGGTTTATGGATGTTGAATGGGATAAACTGTATGAAATGGAAGCAGCCTTCAAACCGGAGGTTAATGGAGAGCTGGATACTCAGAACTTTATGAAGTTTGATGAA TTGGATCCTCCAAAACAAGCAAGCTCTGGATCAGGACCCTCACGAAAG CTGCATCTTACTCCAAAGGATTTGAGTTTCGTGGGCTATACTTACAAGAATTTTGATGCTGTCAAGGCACTGCGTTATTCATCAG ATCATACCAGGAGTGCGTCACCAAGACGACCATCTATCGATTCCATATTTG GTGACGCTGTGGGTGGCGGCATCATGAGAGCGACGCCCATGGACTCGGACGTACAAATGATCACATCAGTGGACGACGTGATGTCTCCATAA
- the LOC131015362 gene encoding protein phosphatase 2C 50-like produces the protein MEARRGAVAVPYSLGNLILDYPSVGCCCCCCRCCCCCCCCCYCCVDEMNLKLMGDDEASVLPDGETKSLGNSVDGENDDCSFGDSGSDVSFSVALGSGEGEARSEGSSLLAMTSEDETMWLAREEDGSSSLEGDAMPDSLEVVSDTSSLCGDDFLGFEANFLEVERELASRIRVSRSPGSDAVLGDSPSVSVASREGDVAVSESSKAGDAQSERGLCGRVSRSIFEVDCVPLWGFTSVCGRRPEMEDAVAALPRLLKIPIRMLTGADGGGTTCLSHLTGHFFGVYDGHGGSQVANYCRDRLHLALNEELDVMINNLDDNANCEERWRRAFTRCFLKVDDEIGGKAGLEPLAPETVGSTAVVVLVCSSHIIVANCGDSRAVLYRGKEAMALSVDHKPNREDEYARIEASGGKVIQWNGHRVFGVLAMSRSIGDRYLKPWIIPDPEVMFVPRTREDDCLVVASDGLWDVMTNDEACDLARRRILLWHKNNGVSLPLERGEGIDPAAQAAAEYLSNRALQKGSKDNISIVVVDLKPQRKIKNKT, from the exons ATGGAGGCGAGGCGTGGGGCGGTTGCAGTGCCATATAGTTTAGGTAACTTGATTCTTGACTATCCTAGTGTGGggtgctgctgttgttgttgtcgttgttgttgttgttgttgttgttgttgttattgttgcgTGGATGAGATGAACTTGAAGTTGATGGGAGACGACGAGGCTAGCGTGCTCCCGGATGGGGAGACGAAGAGCTTGGGCAACTCTGTGGATGGTGAGAATGATGATTGTAGCTTTGGTGATTCAGGGAGTGATGTTAGCTTCTCTGTGGCGTTGGGGTCGGGGGAGGGGGAGGCGAGGAGCGAGGGCTCGTCTCTGCTGGCTATGACATCCGAGGACGAGACCATGTGGCTGGCTCGGGAGGAGGATGGGTCCTCGTCGTTGGAGGGTGATGCAATGCCGGACTCATTGGAGGTGGTGAGTGATACTAGCAGCCTGTGTGGTGATGATTTCTTGGGCTTTGAGGCCAACTTCTTGGAGGTTGAGAGGGAACTTGCTTCGAGGATACGGGTGTCGAGGAGTCCGGGCAGTGATGCCGTTTTAGGCGATTCTCCGTCTGTGTCCGTGGCCAGCCGGGAAGGGGATGTTGCCGTGTCTGAATCATCCAAGGCCGGTGATGCTCAGTCGGAGAGAGGGCTGTGCGGGAGGGTGAGCCGGAGCATCTTTGAGGTGGATTGCGTGCCTCTTTGGGGGTTTACCTCCGTGTGTGGCAGGCGGCCGGAGATGGAGGACGCGGTCGCAGCTTTGCCTCGTCTGCTCAAAATCCCGATCCGGATGCTAACCGGAGCTGATGGTGGAGGGACGACGTGCTTGAGCCATCTGACGGGCCACTTCTTTGGAGTGTACGACGGTCACGGAGGCTCTCAG GTAGCTAATTACTGTCGTGATCGTCTGCATCTTGCTTTGAATGAAGAGTTGGATGTCATGATAAACAACCTTGATGATAATGCCAACTGTGAGGAGAGGTGGAGGAGAGCTTTCACTAGATGCTTTCTCAAGGTCGACGACGAGATCGGAGGGAAGGCCGGCCTCGAGCCTCTCGCCCCGGAGACCGTGGGGTCCACCGCCGTCGTTGTCCTAGTATGTTCCTCGCACATAATAGTCGCCAACTGTGGCGACTCGAGGGCCGTGCTCTACCGTGGCAAAGAAGCCATGGCTCTATCTGTCGATCACAAG CCTAATCGGGAAGACGAGTACGCACGGATCGAGGCATCGGGAGGGAAGGTCATACAGTGGAACGGCCACCGCGTCTTTGGCGTCCTTGCAATGTCGAGGTCTATCG GAGACCGATATCTGAAGCCCTGGATAATCCCCGACCCGGAGGTGATGTTCGTGCCACGAACGAGGGAGGACGACTGCCTCGTTGTGGCCAGCGACGGCCTTTGGGACGTCATGACAAACGACGAGGCCTGCGATCTAGCTCGGAGACGGATACTGCTGTGGCACAAGAACAACGGCGTCTCCCTCCCGTTGGAACGGGGCGAGGGGATCGACCCCGCGGCTCAGGCGGCCGCGGAGTACCTCTCGAACCGGGCGCTGCAGAAGGGCAGCAAGGACAACATCTCCATTGTTGTTGTGGACTTGAAGCCTCAAAGAAAGATCAAGAACAAGACCTAG
- the LOC131015478 gene encoding uncharacterized protein At4g33100, giving the protein MGIMRDSKRSSSSATSPCAHLRTAYHNCFNRWYSEKFLKGQWDKEGCISEWEKYRQCLSQHLDDKHLSRFLEADGVLGLTDQDEFKSKTGVSQ; this is encoded by the exons ATGGGGATTATGAGAGACAGTAAGCGCTCCTCTTCTTCAGCAACTTCACCTTGTGCCCATTTGAGAACTGCGTATCACAATTGCTTCAACCG ATGGTATTCGGAGAAATTCCTGAAAGGGCAATGGGATAAAGAAGGGTGCATTTCTGAGTGGGAGAAATACAGACAGTGTTTATct CAACATTTGGATGACAAGCATCTAAGTAGGTTCTTGGAAGCTGATGGGGTGTTGGGTTTGACTGATCAAGATGAATTCAAGAGCAAAACTGGTGTTTCTCAGTGA
- the LOC131015466 gene encoding thioredoxin-like protein YLS8 isoform X1, whose amino-acid sequence MSYLLPHLHSGWAVDQAILAEEERLVIIRFGHDWDDTCMQMDEVLASVAETIKNFAVIYLVDITEVPDFNTMYELYDPSTVMFFFRNKHIMIDLGTGNNNKINWAMKDKQEFVDIVETVYRGARKGRGLVIAPKDYSTKYRY is encoded by the exons ATGTCGTACTTGCTGCCGCATCTTCACTCCGGATGGGCCGTCGATCAGGCGATTCTCGCGGAGGAGGAGCGCCTCGTCATCATCCGTTTCGGCCACGATTGGGACGATACCTGCATGCAG ATGGATGAGGTGCTGGCTTCGGTTGCTGAAACGATCAAGAACTTTGCCGTCATATACCTGGTGGATATCACAGAAGTGCCCGATTTCAACACAATGTACGAGCTGTACGACCCTTCGACTGTCATGTTCTTCTTCAGGAACAAGCACATTATGATCGATCTCGGCACTGGAAACAACAACAAGATCAACTGGGCGATGAAGGATAAGCAGGAATTCGTCGACATCGTTGAGACGGTGTATCGTGGTGCCAGAAAGGGACGCGGTCTTGTCATCGCCCCCAAAGATTACTCCACAAAGTATCGTTACTAA
- the LOC131015399 gene encoding F-box/kelch-repeat protein At3g23880-like, translating into MAKSQGRSVSLNTEIVLPDDVIIEILTWLPVKSLLKFKCVCRSWRALISSRRFIKAQLENSKSAPNLAREMLAIDSGIRSDKLKVCSVNSMLYESAPQVFDVSYPLDLGSCCMMVACCDGLLLLRSKKREMILWNPSTRTWKTLPHFDLKFNIPEFDLGYDKSSDDYKVVGFPDDPETIVIVYSLRNDEWKRIKDINGQAIPYGALANGKLYCFIEPLFIDDWENFEPEAELIYDWEILSLDLEKEEIEILQMPSFVKVTDRSSLAVSEGSLFLLCPHLSKTHADVWILDGCSVGNGNWTKVVTMPCCPDGGWTYGFRFHSNLLYVQKNNGLVIFSGQGVDFVVYDAKDGSFRYHHIRDIGQYGRGTSHTYFESLVSPLG; encoded by the coding sequence atggCAAAATCTCAGGGAAGAAGCGTCTCCCTCAACACTGAAATCGTGCTACCAGACGACGTTATCATCGAGATTCTCACCTGGCTCCCAGTGAAATCCCTCTTGAAATTCAAATGCGTCTGCAGATCATggcgagccctaatttccaGCCGGCGCTTCATCAAAGCCCAACTCGAAAACTCAAAATCAGCCCCAAATTTAGCCCGCGAAATGCTCGCTATTGATTCAGGTATAAGATCAGATAAACTTAAGGTGTGTTCGGTCAATTCCATGCTGTATGAATCTGCTCCTCAAGTATTCGATGTGAGTTATCCATTGGATTTGGGATCATGTTGTATGATGGTAGCTTGTTGTGATGGTTTACTACTACTGCGGTCAAAGAAACGAGAAATGATTCTGTGGAACCCATCTACGAGAACTTGGAAAACTCTGCCTCATTTCGACCTGAAATTCAATATTCCTGAGTTTGATTTAGGTTATGATAAATCGAGTGATGACTATAAAGTGGTGGGGTTTCCCGATGACCCTGAAACGATAGTAATAGTTTATAGTTTGAGGAATGATGAGTGGAAAAGGATCAAGGATATAAATGGTCAGGCGATCCCGTACGGTGCATTAGCAAATGGGAAGCTGTATTGTTTTATTGAGCCGTTGTTTATAGACGATTGGGAAAATTTTGAGCCGGAGGCGGAGCTTATATACGATTGGGAAATTCTCTCCCTTGATTTGGAGAAGGAGGAAATTGAGATACTGCAAATGCCAAGCTTTGTGAAGGTTACTGATCGTTCATCTTTGGCAGTGTCTGAGGGGTCTCTGTTCTTGCTCTGCCCTCATCTGAGTAAGACTCATGCAGATGTGTGGATCTTGGATGGTTGTAGTGTGGGAAACGGGAATTGGACTAAGGTCGTTACTATGCCGTGTTGCCCTGATGGTGGTTGGACGTATGGTTTTCGTTTTCATTCAAATTTATTGTATGTGCAGAAGAATAATGGTCTGGTCATATTCTCTGGTCAAGGTGTGGATTTTGTGGTGTACGATGCAAAGGATGGCTCGTTTAGGTATCATCATATTAGAGACATTGGTCAATATGGCAGGGGTACTTCACATACTTATTTTGAAAGTTTAGTTTCACCGTTGGGATGA
- the LOC131015329 gene encoding aminopeptidase M1, with product MAEQNQKYSQFRGQPRLPKFAIPKRYDLKLKPDLAACKFAGAVQISIDVVSDTKFLVLNAAELSVSSKSVSFASANKVLEAVAVELFAEDEIVVLEFKESLSIGAGVLSMEFEGTLNDRMKGFYRSTYEHNGEKKNMAVTQFEPADARRCFPCWDEPACKATFKITLEVPSDLVALSNMPITEEKQNGNLKTVYYQESPIMSTYLVAVVVGLFDYVEDNTPDGINVRVYCQVGKASQGKFALDVAVKTLGLYKEYFAVPYSLPKLDMIAIPDFAAGAMENYGLVTYRETALLYDEKHSAAANKQRVATVVAHELAHQWFGNLVTMEWWTHLWLNEGFATWVSYLAADSLFPDWKIWTQFLDECTEGLRLDGLAESHPIEVDINHASEIDEIFDAISYRKGASVIRMLQSYLGPESFQRGLASYIKKFACSNAKTEDLWSVLQEESGEPVNKLMNSWTKQIGYPVVSVKLKDQSLEFEQSRFLFSGSHGDGQWVVPITLCCGSYDERKNFLLETKSKTLDVKELLGASVSSGHHWIKVNVEQTGFYRVKYDEGLSAGLRNAIERKYLSTCDRNGILDDYYSLSMACEQSLTSLLALMGAYREELEYTVLSNLISVASAVAKIVGDSSPELVDEVKLFFINLFQNSAERLGWDPKPGESHLDSMLRGELLTALASFGHEATLDEANKRFCIYLEDRNTAVLPPDLRRAVYVAVMRGVNKSNKSGYDSLLRIYRETDLSQEKIRILGSLGSCRDPEIIQEFLDFLLSSQVRSQDVVFGLSVSSESRETAWNWLKVRWDHLTKTYGSGFLITRFISAIVSPFSSYEKAGEVEEFFSSRMKPYIARTLKQSIERVHINAAWVKSIRSDKDLPHAVKELAHRKY from the exons atggcggagcagaatcaGAAATACTCTCAGTTTAGAGGGCAGCCGCGTCTGCCTAAATTCGCAATCCCTAAGCGCTACGATCTCAAACTTAAGCCCGATCTCGCCGCCTGCAAATTCGCCGGCGCCGTTCAAATCTCCATTGACGTTGTTTCAGACACTAAGTTCCTCGTCCTCAATGCCGCCGAACTCTCCGTCAGCTCTAAATCCGTCAGTTTCGCGTCTGCAAATAAG GTTTTGGAGGCTGTGGCAGTAGAGTTGTTTGCTGAGGATGAGATAGTGGTTCTGGAGTTCAAGGAGAGTTTGTCGATTGGTGCCGGGGTTCTGAGTATGGAGTTCGAGGGTACTCTAAACGATAGGATGAAAGGATTTTACAGAAG CACGTATGAGCACAATGGCGAGAAGAAGAACATGGCTGTGACGCAGTTCGAGCCAGCTGATGCCAGACGATGTTTTCCCTGTTGGGACGAGCCTGCTTGCAAG GCCACTTTCAAGATTACATTAGAAGTTCCATCGGACTTGGTAGCTCTTTCCAACATGCCAATCACTGAAGAGAAACAAAACGGGAATCTCAAGACCGTCTACTATCAAGAATcaccaatcatgtcaacttacTTGGTGGCTGTTGTAGTTGGCCTGTTTGACTATGTTGAAGATAATACACCCGATG GGATCAACGTGAGAGTGTATTGCCAGGTTGGCAAGGCAAGTCAAGGGAAATTTGCTCTCGACGTTGCTGTCAAAACCCTTGGCCTTTATAAAGA GTACTTTGCTGTGCCATATTCCCTTCCTAAATTGGACATGATTGCAATCCCTGATTTTGCTGCCGGGGCGATGGAGAATTATGGTCTTGTTACATACCGTGAAACGGCTTTGCTTTATGATGAAAAACACTCTGCAGCTGCAAACAAACAGAGG GTTGCAACCGTTGTAGCTCATGAACTAGCGCACCAGTGGTTTGGCAATCTGGTGACTATGGAATGGTGGACTCATTTATGGTTGAATGAGGGATTCGCGACATGG GTAAGCTATCTAGCTGCTGATAGCTTGTTCCCAGATTGGAAAATTTGGACTCAGTTTCTCGATGAATGTACCGAGGGACTTCGGCTGGATGGGCTTGCTGAGTCTCACCCCATTGAG GTAGACATAAATCATGCAAGCGAAATCGATGAAATTTTTGATGCAATCAGCTACAGGAAGGGTGCATCTGTCATTCGAATGTTGCAGAGCTATCTTGGTCCCGAAAGTTTTCAG AGGGGACTTGCTTCGTACATTAAAAAGTTCGCTTGCTCGAATGCAAAGACAGAAGATCTATGGTCAGTTCTTCAGGAAGAATCTGGTGAGCCTGTGAACAAGTTGATGAACTCATGGACGAAACAGATAGGTTATCCCGTTGTCTCAGTGAAGCTCAAAGACCAGAGCTTGGAGTTCGAACAG TCACGGTTTTTATTCAGTGGTTCTCATGGTGACGGGCAATGGGTCGTCCCAATAACTCTGTGCTGTGGCTCTTATGATGAGCGTAAAAACTTCTTGCTGGAAACCAAAAGTAAGACTCTCGATGTTAAGGAATTACTGGGCGCCTCAGTTTCATCCGGACACCACTGGATCAAAGTTAACGTGGAACAGACTGGTTTCTATCGGGTGAAATACGACGAGGGCCTATCGGCTGGACTGAGGAATGCAATAGAGAGAAAGTACTTGTCAACGTGCGACAGAAATG GAATATTGGACGACTATTATTCGTTGTCCATGGCATGCGAGCAATCACTTACCTCTTTACTTGCCTTGATGGGTGCTTACCGGGAAGAGCTCGAGTATACTGTCCTATCTAACTTGATCAGT GTAGCTTCCGCGGTAGCAAAAATTGTTGGCGATTCCTCGCCTGAATTGGTTGATGAAGTCAAATTGTTCTTCATCAATCTTTTCCAGAATTCCGCAGA GAGACTTGGTTGGGATCCTAAACCAGGGGAGAGCCACCTCGATAGCATGTTGAGAGGAGAGCTTCTTACTGCGTTGGCTTCGTTCGGGCACGAGGCAACTTTAGACGAAGCAAACAAGCGCTTCTGCATATATTTGGAAGATAGAAACACAGCTGTTCTTCCTCCTGATTTGAGAAGG GCAGTGTATGTTGCTGTGATGCGAGGCGTGAACAAATCAAACAAATCTGGCTACGATTCCCTTCTCAGAATTTACAGAGAAACCGACCTCAGCCAGGAGAAAATACGAATTTTAG GCTCTCTAGGTTCTTGCCGGGATCCTGAAATCATTCAAGAATTCCTCGACTTCTTGCTATCTTCACAG GTCAGGAGCCAAGACGTCGTGTTTGGGCTGTCTGTCAGCAGCGAATCTCGCGAGACAGCATGGAATTGGTTGAAA GTCAGGTGGGACCATCTCACCAAAACCTACGGATCCGGATTCCTGATAACTCGCTTCATCAGCGCCATTGTATCACCG TTCTCGTCGTATGAGAAGGCGGGCGAGGTGGAGGAGTTCTTCAGCAGCCGTATGAAGCCGTACATCGCGAGGACGTTGAAGCAGAGCATCGAGCGCGTCCACATCAACGCGGCATGGGTTAAAAGCATTCGGAGCGACAAGGATCTCCCACACGCTGTCAAGGAGCTTGCACACAGGAAATACtga